Proteins encoded together in one Shewanella oneidensis MR-1 window:
- the hisG gene encoding ATP phosphoribosyltransferase, producing MTESNRLRIAIQKSGRLSTDSQQLLKSCGVKFSINEQRLIAHADNMPIDLLRVRDDDIPGLVMDGVVDLGIIGENVLEEEQIERQTLNKPAEYVKLRQLDFGACRLSLAVPTEFSYADASSLEGLRIATSYPNLLRRFMQQKSINYRDCMLKGSVEVAPRAGLADGICDLVSTGATLEANGLYETEVIYRSMACIIQSTQTQAPSKQALIDRILSRVNGVIRARESKYILLHAPTETLDQIVALLPGAENPTVLPLNDDTNRVAIHAVSTEDLFWDTMEQLTALGASSILVMPIEKMMG from the coding sequence ATGACCGAATCAAACCGTTTACGTATCGCCATTCAAAAATCGGGTCGCCTATCGACCGATTCTCAGCAATTACTCAAGAGCTGCGGCGTTAAATTTTCCATTAATGAACAACGTCTTATCGCTCACGCAGACAACATGCCCATCGATTTACTTAGAGTACGTGACGATGATATTCCTGGACTGGTGATGGATGGCGTAGTGGATTTAGGCATTATTGGTGAGAACGTGCTCGAAGAAGAGCAAATTGAGCGTCAAACCTTAAATAAACCCGCTGAATATGTAAAATTACGCCAACTGGATTTTGGTGCTTGCCGCCTGTCGTTAGCCGTGCCAACCGAATTTAGCTATGCCGATGCGTCATCTTTAGAAGGCTTGAGAATTGCCACCTCCTACCCCAACCTGCTGCGTCGTTTTATGCAACAAAAGAGCATAAATTATCGCGATTGTATGTTAAAAGGCTCGGTTGAAGTTGCACCGCGAGCAGGGCTTGCCGATGGCATTTGTGACTTAGTCTCCACTGGCGCAACCCTTGAAGCCAATGGCTTATACGAGACTGAAGTCATCTACCGCTCCATGGCCTGCATTATTCAATCAACCCAAACCCAAGCTCCTAGTAAACAAGCCTTAATCGATAGGATTTTATCCCGCGTAAACGGCGTGATCCGCGCCCGAGAAAGTAAATATATTTTGCTGCACGCGCCAACCGAAACCCTAGATCAAATTGTCGCCCTGCTGCCCGGCGCCGAAAACCCAACAGTGTTACCGTTAAATGACGATACCAATCGCGTTGCCATCCATGCCGTCAGTACTGAAGATCTGTTTTGGGACACGATGGAACAGCTCACGGCCCTCGGCGCCAGCTCTATCCTCGTCATGCCAATTGAAAAAATGATGGGGTGA
- the hisD gene encoding histidinol dehydrogenase — translation MDMLTWAALSADEQKTALQRSPLIGDSGLEQSVRAIVDAVASRGDAAIKEFNQKFDGARLANISSANSDNLRLSEHEIEAASARVSPELKAAIAQAMANIDVFHSAQQFRPIDIETQAGVRCELRSEPIEKVGLYIPGGSAPLISTVLMLALPATIAGCEQRVLVSPPPINDAIVYAANVCGITEIYQVGGAQAIAALAFGTETIPSVDKIFGPGNRYVTEAKRLVSQDGRCTVSIDMPAGPSEVLVIADSDANAQFIAADLLSQAEHGPDSQVILVTDSLPLAQAVNQALKSQLAALPRQEIAATALKGSRTILVKDMQEAALVSNRYGPEHLIIQTRFPREVLNNIRAAGSVFLGAYTPESVGDYASGTNHVLPTYGYSRAVSSLSLADFSRRFTVQELSAKGLLGLGQAVMTLASNELLDAHKNAVAVRLASLKG, via the coding sequence ATGGATATGTTAACTTGGGCAGCGTTATCAGCCGATGAACAAAAAACCGCGCTTCAACGCTCACCTTTAATCGGTGATAGCGGCTTAGAACAAAGTGTTCGCGCCATTGTCGATGCCGTTGCCAGCCGTGGCGATGCAGCGATTAAAGAGTTTAATCAAAAGTTTGATGGTGCAAGGCTTGCAAATATCAGTAGTGCCAATAGCGACAACTTACGTTTAAGCGAGCACGAAATCGAAGCGGCCAGCGCGCGGGTATCGCCCGAACTGAAAGCTGCGATTGCCCAAGCGATGGCCAATATTGATGTGTTTCACAGCGCACAACAATTTCGCCCCATCGACATTGAAACCCAAGCGGGGGTTCGCTGCGAGCTTCGTAGCGAACCGATTGAAAAAGTGGGTTTATATATTCCTGGCGGTAGCGCCCCATTAATCTCAACCGTACTGATGTTGGCCCTGCCAGCCACAATTGCTGGCTGCGAACAACGGGTACTCGTGAGTCCACCACCGATCAATGATGCGATTGTTTATGCCGCAAATGTCTGCGGCATTACCGAGATCTATCAAGTGGGTGGCGCGCAGGCGATTGCCGCACTGGCCTTTGGCACTGAAACGATTCCTAGCGTCGATAAGATTTTTGGCCCAGGCAATCGTTATGTCACCGAGGCCAAGCGCTTAGTCTCGCAGGACGGTCGCTGTACTGTGTCTATCGATATGCCAGCAGGCCCTTCCGAGGTATTAGTGATTGCCGATAGCGATGCCAATGCGCAGTTTATTGCCGCGGATTTACTCTCCCAAGCGGAGCACGGTCCTGATTCGCAGGTCATTTTAGTCACTGATTCTTTGCCATTAGCACAGGCGGTTAATCAGGCACTCAAATCGCAACTGGCCGCCCTGCCACGCCAAGAGATTGCCGCTACCGCCTTAAAAGGCAGCCGCACCATTCTGGTCAAAGATATGCAAGAAGCCGCGCTCGTTTCAAATCGCTATGGGCCTGAACACTTAATTATTCAAACCCGTTTTCCGCGGGAAGTGCTAAATAATATTCGCGCTGCAGGCTCAGTGTTTTTAGGCGCCTATACACCTGAATCGGTTGGGGATTACGCCAGTGGCACTAACCATGTATTGCCGACTTATGGTTACAGCCGCGCAGTATCGAGTCTCTCACTGGCCGACTTCAGTCGCCGCTTTACGGTGCAAGAACTCAGTGCCAAGGGCCTGCTAGGTCTTGGACAAGCGGTGATGACCCTTGCCAGCAATGAGTTACTCGATGCCCATAAAAATGCAGTTGCGGTGCGCTTAGCCAGTCTTAAAGGCTGA